A region from the Janthinobacterium agaricidamnosum genome encodes:
- a CDS encoding phage tail protein — MAGRDLKLQVVFAALDKITGPLKKIMGGSSDTAKALKATSDRLRELNTQQRNLGKFRELHSGINATRTKLKEAQDKLNDLAAKMKQTTTPTRALTREFNAAVKVTQALTLKGREQSQQFRVLRTSLKEAGIDTRQLGKAQEWLKNSIQLTNVELASQQKRLAASADKQQRVTNATQHADKLRNKAGNLAMAGAGATATGAVIGAPVVKGLNEAKHYQTEVGRVNALGLGDKVSAEAVAFARNMKTYGTSQLDNLQLMRDGMSAFADVHHAEMVAPTLAKMKFANHAFFGEAEGADNERKFMDMLKVIELRGGLESKEKFEAQANIVQKVITATGGRVGPNEWLNMIKTGGLAAKGLKDDAFYYQMEPLVQEMGGNRVGTSLMSAYQNLYQGRTTKRSAKKLEEFGLIGDKSKVKHDKAGQISFLDPGALLGSELFRENQFEWMEKVLLPQLAKKGITEKKQVLDAIGSIFSNRTASNLHSQMYLQRVQIHKNEKLNRGAANIDQLDKLGRNSAAGKELEAQSKLANLKLTMGEKILPLYAQGLEMAISAVTRLNGFMERNPTVAKVMITAFAVLAGLLLVLGPLMLGIAAMIGPYAMLHVMFAKMGVTGGVLTPILRGLGGAFMWAGRAVLWLGRVLTLTPIGIAITVIAGAAFLIYKYWEPIKAFFGGLWSDVKAAFAGGFVGINNLIADWSPLGLFYRAFAGVLGWFGIALPARFSDFGSGLLRSMASGITSSLNVIYQCWEPVKTFFVGVWSQLKATCAGGLTGISALIINWSPVGVFYQAFAGVMSWFGIKLPAQFTEFGANILRGLVNGITGSMGAVKDAISNAGSSTIAWFKEKLGIHSPSRVFAQLGDYTMQGLAVGLDRSEGAPIAKVSGLAQRLTQLGAGIAIGAATALPASAFDTRAPLAQGGFGAGMTIQGDKIEITFNVQAGTDPQAIARAVSVALDQRDREKAARIRSSLRDHD; from the coding sequence ATGGCTGGTCGGGATCTGAAATTACAAGTGGTATTTGCGGCACTGGACAAGATTACCGGCCCGCTGAAAAAAATCATGGGCGGCTCGAGCGATACGGCCAAAGCGTTGAAGGCCACCAGTGACCGCTTGCGCGAACTGAACACCCAGCAGAGAAACCTGGGGAAATTCCGCGAACTGCATAGCGGTATCAATGCGACGCGTACCAAGCTCAAGGAAGCGCAAGACAAACTGAATGATCTTGCTGCGAAAATGAAGCAGACCACGACGCCCACGCGCGCCCTGACGCGCGAATTTAACGCAGCAGTCAAAGTCACGCAGGCATTGACGCTGAAAGGCCGCGAACAAAGCCAGCAATTCCGCGTCCTGCGTACCAGCCTCAAGGAAGCCGGCATTGACACGCGCCAACTGGGCAAGGCCCAGGAATGGCTTAAGAACAGTATCCAGTTGACGAACGTTGAATTGGCTTCGCAACAAAAGCGTCTGGCCGCGTCAGCCGACAAGCAGCAGCGCGTCACCAACGCCACCCAGCATGCCGACAAGCTGCGCAACAAGGCGGGCAACCTGGCCATGGCCGGCGCCGGCGCGACCGCCACGGGCGCCGTCATCGGCGCGCCCGTCGTCAAGGGGCTGAACGAGGCCAAGCACTATCAAACGGAAGTGGGCAGGGTCAATGCACTGGGCCTGGGCGATAAAGTGTCAGCCGAGGCCGTCGCCTTCGCGCGCAACATGAAGACCTACGGCACCAGCCAGCTCGACAACCTGCAGTTGATGCGCGACGGCATGAGCGCCTTTGCCGACGTGCACCACGCGGAAATGGTCGCCCCTACCTTGGCGAAGATGAAGTTTGCCAATCATGCCTTCTTCGGCGAGGCCGAGGGCGCCGACAACGAACGCAAGTTCATGGACATGCTCAAGGTGATCGAACTGCGCGGCGGCCTGGAGAGCAAGGAAAAGTTCGAAGCCCAGGCCAATATCGTGCAGAAAGTGATTACCGCCACAGGCGGGCGCGTCGGGCCGAATGAATGGCTGAACATGATCAAGACGGGCGGCCTCGCTGCCAAGGGTTTGAAGGACGATGCGTTTTACTACCAGATGGAGCCGCTGGTGCAGGAAATGGGCGGCAACCGCGTCGGCACGTCCCTGATGAGCGCCTACCAGAACTTGTACCAGGGCCGTACCACGAAACGCTCGGCCAAAAAGCTGGAAGAGTTTGGCCTGATCGGCGACAAAAGCAAGGTCAAGCACGACAAGGCCGGGCAAATTTCCTTTCTCGATCCTGGTGCGCTGCTGGGTTCCGAGCTGTTCCGCGAAAACCAGTTCGAATGGATGGAAAAAGTGCTGTTGCCGCAATTGGCCAAGAAGGGCATCACGGAAAAGAAACAAGTGCTCGATGCCATCGGTAGCATCTTTTCCAACCGCACCGCGTCGAACTTGCATTCGCAAATGTATTTGCAGCGCGTGCAGATCCACAAGAATGAAAAGCTGAACCGTGGCGCGGCGAACATCGATCAGCTGGACAAGCTGGGCCGCAACTCGGCCGCCGGCAAGGAACTGGAAGCGCAGTCCAAGCTGGCCAACTTGAAACTGACTATGGGCGAAAAAATCCTGCCGCTGTACGCGCAGGGGCTGGAAATGGCGATTTCCGCCGTCACGCGCCTGAACGGCTTCATGGAACGCAACCCGACCGTGGCCAAGGTCATGATTACCGCCTTTGCCGTACTGGCCGGCCTGCTGCTGGTGCTGGGGCCGCTGATGCTGGGCATTGCCGCCATGATCGGCCCGTATGCCATGCTGCATGTCATGTTTGCCAAAATGGGCGTGACGGGCGGCGTGCTCACGCCCATCCTGCGCGGCCTGGGCGGCGCCTTCATGTGGGCGGGCCGCGCCGTACTGTGGCTGGGCCGTGTCCTGACGCTGACCCCGATTGGCATCGCCATCACGGTCATCGCCGGCGCCGCCTTCCTGATCTACAAATACTGGGAGCCGATCAAGGCTTTCTTTGGCGGCCTGTGGTCAGACGTCAAGGCGGCGTTTGCCGGCGGCTTCGTCGGCATCAATAACCTGATCGCAGACTGGTCGCCGCTGGGCCTGTTCTATCGCGCCTTCGCGGGCGTGCTGGGCTGGTTCGGCATTGCGCTGCCGGCCAGGTTCAGCGACTTCGGCAGCGGCCTGCTGCGCAGCATGGCCAGCGGCATCACCAGCAGTTTGAACGTCATCTATCAATGCTGGGAGCCGGTCAAGACGTTCTTTGTCGGCGTGTGGTCGCAGCTCAAGGCGACGTGTGCCGGTGGCCTGACGGGTATCAGCGCCCTGATTATCAACTGGTCACCGGTCGGCGTGTTTTACCAGGCGTTCGCGGGCGTCATGAGCTGGTTCGGCATCAAGCTGCCGGCCCAGTTCACCGAATTCGGCGCCAACATCCTGCGCGGCCTGGTCAACGGCATCACGGGTTCCATGGGCGCCGTCAAGGACGCCATCAGCAATGCCGGTTCCAGCACCATTGCCTGGTTCAAGGAAAAGCTGGGCATCCACAGCCCGAGCCGCGTGTTTGCCCAGCTCGGCGACTACACCATGCAGGGCCTGGCCGTGGGCCTGGACCGCAGCGAGGGCGCGCCGATTGCCAAGGTTTCGGGCCTGGCGCAGCGCCTGACGCAACTGGGTGCCGGCATTGCCATCGGCGCGGCAACCGCCCTGCCCGCCAGCGCCTTCGACACGCGCGCGCCGCTGGCACAAGGCGGGTTCGGCGCCGGCATGACCATCCAGGGCGACAAGATCGAAATCACTTTCAACGTGCAGGCCGGCACCGATCCCCAGGCCATTGCGCGCGCGGTGAGCGTGGCGCTCGATCAGCGCGACCGCGAAAAGGCGGCGCGCATCCGCTCGTCCTTGCGCGACCACGATTAA
- a CDS encoding GpE family phage tail protein, with protein MADIAGVFHWTPAAMDGFTIDELMAWRERARQRSGAE; from the coding sequence ATGGCCGACATTGCCGGCGTCTTCCACTGGACGCCGGCAGCGATGGACGGTTTTACCATTGATGAACTGATGGCCTGGCGCGAGCGCGCCCGGCAGCGAAGCGGAGCGGAATAG
- a CDS encoding phage late control D family protein: MSEHIPAFKVSIEDKDLTAIVSPRLINLTLTLCRGDESDQLDISLDDSDGKLALPPRGAQIALALGWQAAGLVDMGKFTVDEVEHSGAPDTITLRARSANLIDTFKQQQEHSFHKTTLGAIIEAIAFRNELASGVSARLRDTAVEHIDQTHESDAAFLRRLGRKYDAVATVKNDILLFIPINQSRTASGKALPVIPITRALGDGHRYHSAESDAYTGVRAFWHDERYARRRSVVAGVPGNSKRLRTTFANETDARAAAVAEWQRILRGLATFEMSLALGNPAVFPQSPVTVTGFKPEIDATEWLSVKVTHSLGGNGFTTRVEFETKTEAVEAEREEEKDPDEGITGVVAKWKDVAAKKKKAGQEQAGAAGTLKTLEHTYKSKQAAKRAALHAWKHIEEVREIIRENKEDVASAQ, encoded by the coding sequence ATGAGCGAGCATATCCCCGCCTTCAAGGTCAGCATCGAGGACAAGGATTTGACCGCCATCGTCTCGCCGCGGCTGATTAATCTGACCTTGACCCTGTGCCGTGGCGACGAGAGCGACCAGCTCGATATCTCGCTCGACGACAGCGACGGCAAGCTGGCCCTGCCGCCGCGCGGCGCGCAGATCGCCCTGGCGCTGGGCTGGCAAGCCGCCGGTCTGGTGGATATGGGCAAGTTCACCGTGGACGAGGTGGAACACAGCGGCGCGCCCGACACCATCACCCTACGCGCGCGGTCGGCCAACCTGATCGACACCTTTAAACAGCAGCAGGAACACAGCTTTCACAAGACCACCCTGGGCGCGATCATCGAGGCAATTGCCTTTCGCAACGAGCTGGCGTCGGGCGTGTCGGCGCGCCTGCGCGATACCGCCGTCGAGCACATCGACCAGACCCACGAAAGCGATGCGGCCTTCCTGCGCCGGCTGGGCAGAAAATACGACGCGGTGGCCACCGTCAAGAATGACATCCTGCTCTTCATCCCCATCAACCAGAGCCGCACGGCCAGCGGCAAGGCGCTGCCCGTCATCCCCATCACGCGCGCCCTGGGCGACGGCCACCGCTACCACAGCGCCGAAAGCGACGCCTACACGGGCGTGCGCGCCTTCTGGCACGACGAGCGCTATGCGCGCCGCCGCAGCGTCGTAGCCGGCGTGCCGGGCAACAGCAAGCGCCTGCGCACCACCTTCGCCAACGAAACCGACGCGCGCGCGGCGGCCGTGGCCGAATGGCAGCGCATCCTGCGCGGCCTGGCCACCTTCGAAATGAGCCTGGCCCTGGGCAACCCGGCAGTGTTCCCGCAATCGCCCGTGACGGTGACAGGCTTCAAGCCTGAGATCGACGCCACCGAATGGCTATCGGTCAAGGTCACGCACAGCCTGGGCGGCAACGGCTTTACCACGCGAGTGGAGTTTGAAACGAAAACGGAAGCGGTCGAGGCCGAGCGCGAGGAAGAGAAAGACCCGGACGAAGGCATCACGGGCGTGGTGGCGAAGTGGAAGGATGTGGCGGCGAAGAAGAAAAAAGCGGGGCAGGAACAGGCTGGCGCCGCTGGCACGCTCAAAACGCTGGAGCATACCTACAAGAGCAAGCAGGCAGCGAAGCGGGCGGCGCTGCATGCGTGGAAGCATATTGAGGAAGTACGAGAAATCATTCGTGAAAATAAAGAGGACGTGGCCAGCGCTCAATAG
- a CDS encoding phage tail protein codes for MMMILGMFVFSLPTLAYHELQRQTEWKHASTARVGLRDAHQYVGPGDDTITLSGWVAPELTGSLYSLDALRMMADTGKSWILIQGTGRILGSYRITSMTEGRSVLDGSGGARRVEFSIALKRDDDGVLAMLGLGDIGDLKNMLSIDGMTSSIAGAARNAVGSVVGNVVGGITSKYGGVVSEMKDKIGGSISGAIGSAADKFK; via the coding sequence ATGATGATGATTTTAGGAATGTTCGTGTTCAGCCTGCCGACGCTGGCCTATCACGAGCTGCAGCGGCAAACGGAATGGAAGCACGCCAGCACGGCGCGCGTGGGCCTGCGCGACGCGCACCAGTACGTGGGGCCAGGTGACGACACCATCACCCTGTCGGGCTGGGTGGCGCCGGAACTGACCGGCTCCCTGTATTCGCTCGATGCGCTGCGCATGATGGCCGACACGGGTAAATCGTGGATTCTGATCCAGGGCACGGGCCGCATTCTCGGCTCGTATCGCATCACCAGCATGACCGAGGGCCGCAGCGTCCTCGACGGCAGCGGTGGCGCGCGCCGCGTTGAGTTCTCCATTGCGCTCAAGCGCGACGACGACGGCGTGCTGGCCATGCTTGGCCTGGGCGACATCGGCGACCTGAAAAACATGCTCAGCATCGACGGCATGACCAGCAGCATCGCCGGCGCGGCCAGGAATGCCGTGGGCAGCGTGGTCGGCAATGTCGTCGGCGGCATCACGTCGAAATACGGTGGCGTGGTCAGCGAGATGAAAGACAAGATCGGCGGCAGCATCAGCGGCGCCATCGGCAGCGCGGCGGACAAGTTCAAATGA
- a CDS encoding phage major tail tube protein has translation MGLPRKLKNFNLFQNGVSFMGMVPEVTLPKLSRKMEEYRAGGMSGPVSVDFGNEALSLEWSGGGLIAEALKQYGAHTHGAVQLRFAGAYQEDDEGTVAAVEVVVRGRYKEIDMGGAKMGDDTTHKYTMACSYYKLMIDGATVIELDFMSGTENFGGGDTNAAIRKAIGL, from the coding sequence ATGGGCCTGCCCCGCAAACTGAAAAATTTTAACTTGTTCCAGAACGGCGTCTCCTTCATGGGCATGGTGCCGGAAGTCACCTTGCCCAAGCTCAGCCGCAAAATGGAAGAGTACCGCGCCGGCGGCATGAGCGGCCCCGTGTCCGTGGACTTCGGCAACGAGGCGCTGTCGCTGGAATGGAGCGGCGGCGGCCTGATCGCCGAAGCCCTGAAACAGTACGGCGCGCACACGCACGGCGCCGTGCAACTGCGCTTTGCCGGCGCCTATCAGGAAGACGATGAGGGCACGGTCGCCGCCGTCGAGGTCGTCGTGCGCGGCCGCTACAAGGAAATCGACATGGGCGGCGCCAAGATGGGCGACGACACCACGCACAAATACACCATGGCTTGCAGCTATTACAAGCTGATGATCGACGGCGCCACCGTCATCGAACTGGACTTCATGAGCGGCACCGAGAACTTTGGCGGCGGCGACACCAATGCGGCCATCCGCAAGGCCATCGGCCTGTAA
- a CDS encoding phage tail assembly protein, translating into MHNDTQNSAVIELDDPIKRGDTFINSLTVRKPKAGALRGISLIELANLNVSALQIVLPRITEPTLTAHDIANMDPADLLAVGAEVAGFLASKADRLSVSPAK; encoded by the coding sequence ATGCACAACGATACCCAAAACAGCGCCGTCATCGAACTGGACGACCCGATCAAGCGCGGCGATACCTTCATCAACTCGCTGACCGTGCGCAAACCCAAGGCGGGCGCCTTGCGCGGCATTTCCCTGATCGAGCTGGCCAACCTGAACGTGTCGGCCTTGCAGATCGTGCTGCCGCGCATCACCGAGCCGACCTTGACCGCGCACGACATCGCCAACATGGACCCGGCCGACCTGCTGGCCGTGGGCGCCGAGGTTGCCGGTTTTTTGGCGAGCAAAGCAGATCGCCTTTCGGTATCCCCGGCGAAGTAG